The genomic window GATGTCGCCACCGGCGCAGAAGGCCTTCTCACCGGCAGCATCGACGATGACCAGCGCCACATCCGGGTCGTCCCGCCAGATCAGCAGCGCATGTTCGATGGCGAGCGCCATGGCATGGGTCAGCGCATTGAGAGCATGCGGGCGATTGAGCGTGATGCGCCCTGCCCGCCCCTGCTTGCGGATGATGACTTCAGGCGCTTCGCTCAATGTCCGCGTTCCTTCAAAAGCGCACGAGCGGTGATGAGGCGCATGATTTCGTTGGTGCCCTCCAGGATCTGGTGGACCCGGAGATCGCGGACGATCTTCTCGATTCCATAGTCGGCTAAATAGCCATAGCCGCCGTGCAGCTGCAGCGCCTGGTTGGCGACCTCGAATGCCGTGTCCGTCACGAATCGCTTGGCCATGGCGCAGAATTTGGTTGCGTCCGGCGCACCCTGATCCAGTTTCCAGGCAGCCTGGCGCAAAAAGATTCGCGCGGCCTGCAACTCAGTTTCCATATCCGCCAGGCGGAACTGCAACCCCTGGAATTGATCCAGCGTCTGGCCGAAAGCCTTGCGTTCGCCGGTATAGGACAGCGCCTTGTCGAGCGCCGTCTGGGCCGCTCCCAAGGCACAGGCTGCGATGTTCAGCCGCCCGCCGTCCAGACCGGCCATCGCATATTTGAAGCCCTCGCCTTCTTTGCCCAGAAGATGATTAGCCGGCACATCACAATCGTCGAATCGCACTTCGCTCGTCGGCTGCGCACGCCATCCCATCTTCTTTTCCAGAGCGCCGAAGGAAAGCCCAGGCGTTCCATCCTCCACAATAACAGCGGAGATGCCCGAAGGTCCCGTTTGGCCGGTGCGTGCCATGACGATGTAGAGATCGGAATAGGAGCCGCCCGAGATGAAAGACTTGGTGCCGTTCAGGCGCAATGTGTCGCCCATGCGCTCGGCGCGCGTGGCGAGTGCGGCGGCATCGGAGCCGGAATTCGGTTCGGTCAGGCAGTATGACGCGATCACGTCCATGCGGGCGAGCGGCGCCAGCCAACGATCCTGCGTCGCCTCGTCGCCGAATCGATCGATCATCCAGGCGCACATGTTGTGGATGGACAAAAAGGCGGCGACGGACGGACAGGCCATCGACAGCGCCTCGAAGATCAACGCTGCGTCGAGCCGCGTAAGGCCGGAGCCACCGTTTTCTTCACGGACATAAATGCCAGCAAGCCCAAGGGCGGCAGCATCCTTCAGCACATCCTTGGGGATGGTGCCCGCCTCTTCCCAGGCGGAGGCATGGGGCGCGATCCGCTCGGAGCCGAAATCGCGCGCCATTTCGAATATCGCGAGCTGTTCCTCGCTTAGCGCAAAATCCATCGCCTGACCCTCCCGATCGTTGCCGGAAGGTTGCACTATCGCGATGGAATGACAATTGCCAGCAATGGCTAGGCGCGACCGCCGCGCACTGAATCAGGCCGCCGCCCTTTCCTTCTCGGTGCCGGGGGCGAGCGTAACCTCGAGCCCGTCGAGGTCTTCGCTCATGATGATTTGACAGGACAGGCGCGAGTTGTTTTCAACCATGAAGGCGGCGTCGAGCATGTCGACTTCCTCGTCTTCCTGCGGGTGGAGACGATCGAGCCATTCATCGGCGACATAGACGTGGCAGGTCGCGCAAGCGCAGGCGCCGCCGCATTCGGCGTTGATGTTCAAGCCCCAGTCGCGGATGATTTCCATCACCCGGAAGCCTTCGAGAGCCTCGAGACGGTGCTGGACGCCGTCCTGATCGGTGACATTGATGTGCATCGGATCGCCTTTACGGAACGGAACGGGAATCAGGCGGAGCGACGCCGCCAGCTATAGCCTTGTCCGGCCTGCGCATCCTTCGCAGTCGGTTGATAGTGGAGAGATATACCGCCGGGACGGCCTTCCTCAAGACGCTTCAGCGTCGTTGCGCTCTTGACCGAGAAGCTGTCGAAGCCAACCCGACGCATGAGCGGTATCTGATCGATGAGCACGTCACCCACGGCGCGGATTTCGCCGCCATAGCCCAACTGCTCGCGCAGCATCGCAGCATGCGAGAAGCCGCGGCCATCGGAGAACTTTGGAAAATCGATCGCGACCAGAGCGATCTGGCCGAGCATGTCGGCGATCGTCTCCGGCTCGTCATCGGGCGAAATCAACACGCCAATGCGGCGCGTGTTGCGCCCGGGTTCCAAGCCAACGCCGTGTCGCTGCTCGTCGGACAGCGCAACGAATGCTTCCAGAGGAACGATCACGTCGCCCTCCGGCAATTCGTCCTGAAACTCGACGATCTGCCAGGGATCGTTGGCGACGAAGCCCTGCTCCGTCCAGACTTTTACTTCAGTCATCAACTGTCCTCACGCCGCCTTGGCCGGCTCGCCATAGAGCGCTGTCTTGAAGGGCTGAGCGCCGACGCGGCGGTAAGCCTGGATGAAGGTCTCCTCCGGCGAGGTGCGCAGGCCGAGATAGGTGTCGACAACCGTCTCGATCGCATCGGTGATCTTTTCTGGCTCAAAGCCGCGACCGACGATCTCACCGATCGACGTCTCGTTGTCTGCCGAGCCGCCAAGCGTGATCTGGTAGAGCTCAGCGCCCTTTTTCTCGACGCCGAGAATACCGATGTGGCCCACATGGTGGTGGCCGCAGGCGTTGATGCAGCCCGAAATCTTGATCTTCAGCTCGCCGATCTCCAGCTGCCGCTCGGCACTGCCGAATCGGTTGGAGATTTCCTGGGCGACAGGGATCGAGCGGGCGTTCGCCAGCGCGCAATAGTCGAGGCCCGGGCACGCAATGATGTCGGTGATCAGGTTGTTGTTGGCGGTCGCAAGCTCCGCACCGGCCAGCTGGTCGTAGACGGCCTTCAGATCGGCGAGCGCAACGTGAGGCAGAACGAGGTTCTGCTCGTGCGTCACGCGGATCTCATCCTGGCTGTAGGCTTCGGCGATATCGGCGATCAGGTCCATCTGCACGTCGGACGCATCGCCAGGAATGCCACCGATCGGCTTCAGCGAAATGGTCACGACGCCGTAATCCGGGTTCTTGTGCGCCGTCACGTTCTGCTGCACCCAGGCGGCAAATTGTGCGTCACGCTTCTTCTCGGCTGCCAGCAGAGCCCACCCTTCGGAACGCTCCGGCAGATCGGGTAT from Georhizobium profundi includes these protein-coding regions:
- a CDS encoding acyl-CoA dehydrogenase family protein, with the translated sequence MDFALSEEQLAIFEMARDFGSERIAPHASAWEEAGTIPKDVLKDAAALGLAGIYVREENGGSGLTRLDAALIFEALSMACPSVAAFLSIHNMCAWMIDRFGDEATQDRWLAPLARMDVIASYCLTEPNSGSDAAALATRAERMGDTLRLNGTKSFISGGSYSDLYIVMARTGQTGPSGISAVIVEDGTPGLSFGALEKKMGWRAQPTSEVRFDDCDVPANHLLGKEGEGFKYAMAGLDGGRLNIAACALGAAQTALDKALSYTGERKAFGQTLDQFQGLQFRLADMETELQAARIFLRQAAWKLDQGAPDATKFCAMAKRFVTDTAFEVANQALQLHGGYGYLADYGIEKIVRDLRVHQILEGTNEIMRLITARALLKERGH
- a CDS encoding 2Fe-2S iron-sulfur cluster-binding protein, with the translated sequence MHINVTDQDGVQHRLEALEGFRVMEIIRDWGLNINAECGGACACATCHVYVADEWLDRLHPQEDEEVDMLDAAFMVENNSRLSCQIIMSEDLDGLEVTLAPGTEKERAAA
- a CDS encoding DUF934 domain-containing protein; its protein translation is MTEVKVWTEQGFVANDPWQIVEFQDELPEGDVIVPLEAFVALSDEQRHGVGLEPGRNTRRIGVLISPDDEPETIADMLGQIALVAIDFPKFSDGRGFSHAAMLREQLGYGGEIRAVGDVLIDQIPLMRRVGFDSFSVKSATTLKRLEEGRPGGISLHYQPTAKDAQAGQGYSWRRRSA